The following coding sequences are from one Triticum dicoccoides isolate Atlit2015 ecotype Zavitan chromosome 4A, WEW_v2.0, whole genome shotgun sequence window:
- the LOC119284390 gene encoding receptor-like protein EIX2: protein MAYPVPIPWDLSNVTAMTRKYVKDPMLDSYPYGGYSYMFYTYNFSSVVVKGRELDYGIGVLDLVSVDLSFNQLTGRIPEEIAALDALMNLNLSCNQLSGKIPNKLGALQALDSLDLSRNMLSGGIPSSLSDLTYLSYLDMSDNNLTGRIPPGSQLDTLYAQEPSMYSGNRGLCGPPLPNSCQGKNVTRQDDQKGNEHSFEPMTFYFGLALGFILGLWLVFCILLFKKAWRIAYFHMVDHTYDQVYVFAIITWKRCARKGTTI, encoded by the coding sequence ATGGCTTATCCGGTGCCAATACCGTGGGACCTATCAAATGTGACAGCCATGACAAGAAAGTATGTAAAGGACCCTATGCTTGACTCATATCCTTATGGTGGTTACTCGTATATGTTCTATACATATAATTTTTCCTCAGTGGTCGTTAAGGGACGTGAACTTGATTATGGTATTGGCGTTTTGGATTTGGTGAGCGTTGACTTATCTTTCAACCAACTAACTGGGAGAATACCAGAAGAAATAGCTGCTCTTGATGCATTGATGAACTTGAATCTATCGTGCAACCAGTTGAGTGGGAAAATCCCAAATAAGCTTGGGGCCTTGCAGGCATTGGACTCACTTGACCTCTCAAGGAACATGCTTTCCGGCGGAATACCTTCAAGCCTATCAGATTTAACCTATTTGAGCTACTTGGACATGTCTGATAACAATCTAACAGGGAGAATACCACCAGGAAGTCAGCTTGACACCCTCTATGCACAGGAACCTTCCATGTACAGTGGCAACCGTGGTCTTTGTGGGCCACCTCTTCCAAACAGTTGCCAGGGAAAGAATGTAACAAGGCAAGATGACCAAAAAGGGAATGAACATTCCTTTGAGCCAATGACCTTTTATTTTGGACTCGCTCTGGGATTTATTCTGGGTCTCTGGCTAGTCTTCTGCATCTTGTTGTTCAAGAAAGCATGGAGGATTGCTTATTTCCACATGGTTGACCATACATATGATCAGGTGTATGTGTTTGCCATTATTACATGGAAAAGGTGTGCCAGAAAGGGGACTACAATTTGA
- the LOC119290003 gene encoding receptor-like protein EIX1 encodes MHTTTTKLLLICVLAAAKLPASDALQLGPAGGSVGASCIPRERDALLSFKRGITSDPMGVLDSWHKKDCCQWRGVKCSNRTSHALRLHLRNLSPETGLVGEISNSLLSMDRLVHLDLSMNYLEGPSGRMPEFLGSLTRLRYLNLSGIPFSGRVLPQLGNLSNLQHLDLSGQSYPYMYSKDISWVARIPNLQYLGMNSVNLGTIVDCPYVVNMIPSLKALNLRSCSLPTANQSLPHINLTKLERLDLSGNIFAHPMARGWFWNLTGLQHLYLAGTKLYGQAPDALAHMTSLEVIDLSFNRNMGTMTTSFKNLCSLKILDLSWCQIVGNIKDIIGRMPQCPLNKLQVLRLGYNNISGNMPDQTAHLTTLVVLDISVNNLNGGIPHGVGLLFSLSRLDLSSNNLSGPVPSEIGMLGNLTMMNLEGNNLTGNFTEEHFASLTRLKELYLDGNSLRITVGPDWIPPFSLEEAALGSCQLGPSFPAWLQFQVDIR; translated from the coding sequence ATGCATACAACCACTACCAAGCTCCTGCTCATATGCGTCCTAGCTGCCGCCAAGTTGCCGGCCTCCGATGCACTTCAGCTCGGGCCGGCTGGCGGCTCGGTCGGCGCAAGCTGCATACCGCGGGAGCGGGACGCCCTGCTGTCCTTCAAGCGCGGCATCACCAGCGACCCCATGGGTGTTCTTGACTCTTGGCACAAGAAAGACTGCTGTCAGTGGAGGGGCGTCAAGTGCAGCAACCGGACCAGCCATGCCCTTAGGCTTCATCTTCGTAATCTGTCTCCAGAGACAGGTTTGGTTGGCGAGATAAGTAATTCTTTGCTGTCCATGGATCGTCTAGTGCACCTTGATCTTAGCATGAATTATCTCGAGGGCCCAAGTGGCCGCATGCCAGAGTTCTTGGGCTCTTTGACGAGATTGAGATATCTCAACCTCTCCGGCATACCATTTTCTGGCAGAGTACTCCCTCAGCTCGGCAACCTCTCAAACCTTCAGCATCTTGACCTCTCAGGCCAATCATACCCATATATGTACTCAAAAGATATTTCATGGGTAGCACGCATCCCTAATTTGCAGTATCTTGGAATGAATTCAGTAAACCTCGGCACGATAGTTGATTGCCCTTATGTTGTCAACATGATTCCTTCTTTGAAGGCCCTCAATCTTCGGTCTTGCTCTCTTCCAACTGCAAATCAGTCGCTCCCACATATTAATCTTACCAAACTCGAGAGGCTTGATCTCTCCGGTAACATCTTTGCACACCCGATGGCAAGGGGTTGGTTTTGGAATTTGACAGGCCTCCAGCATCTCTACCTTGCCGGAACTAAACTATACGGTCAAGCTCCTGATGCACTGGCACATATGACATCCCTTGAAGTCATTGATTTGTCATTTAATCGTAACATGGGGACGATGACTACAAGCTTCAAAAACCTATGCAGTCTGAAAATTCTGGACCTTTCTTGGTGTCAAATTGTTGGAAATATAAAGGATATTATAGGGAGGATGCCACAGTGTCCCTTGAACAAACTGCAAGTGTTGCGTTTGGGCTACAACAATATCAGCGGAAACATGCCGGATCAGACAGCACACTTGACCACCTTAGTCGTTCTTGATATCTCTGTGAACAACCTAAATGGAGGCATACCGCACGGGGTGGGGCTTCTCTTTAGTTTAAGCAGACTTGATCTCTCTTCCAACAATCTCAGTGGACCTGTGCCATCTGAGATCGGCATGCTCGGCAACTTGACCATGATGAATCTTGAAGGCAACAACTTGACTGGTAACTTCACTGAAGAACATTTTGCAAGTCTAACAAGGTTAAAGGAGTTGTATTTAGATGGGAATTCCTTGAGGATTACAGTTGGTCCCGATTGGATACCACCTTTCAGTTTAGAAGAAGCAGCTCTTGGCTCTTGCCAGCTAGGCCCTTCGTTTCCTGCATGGCTTCAGTTCCAAGTGGACATTCGCTGA
- the LOC119284389 gene encoding receptor-like protein EIX1: MRTTSAELLLICVLAAAALLAPDALQVGPASGSAGTNCIPRELDALLSFKHGITSDPLGVLGSWHKEDCCQWRGVKCSNRTGHVLRLHLRNLHADTYTSDEEIMGVYTRDTALVGQISSSLLSMDRLVHLDLSMNYLNGSSGRMPEFLGSLTRLRYLNLSGIPFSGRVPPQLGNLSNLQHLDLSCQFCNEYMYSRDISWVARIPKLQYLGMNSVNLSTIVDWPYVVNMIPSLKALDLGFCYLPTSNQSLPHINLTKLEKLDLSSNIFAHPMAQSWFWNLTGLQHLYLADTQQYGQAPDALAHMTSLQVLDLSYNRNMGTMTTSFKNLCNLRILNLSYCQIGGNIKDIIGRMPQCPLNKLHELHLRSNNITGIMPSEIGMLGNLTILVLRDNYLNGPIPSEIGMLCNLTTMDLRGNFLNGDFTEEHFKSLTRLKRLLLSGNSLRFRVGPDWIPPFTLETVGLWSCLLGPSFPSWLLSQVDIRSMDISITGIVDRLPDWFTTTFAKTMYLYISDNEISGRLPRNMEFMSLQNHPTLAPGEHSMLSKPPTVRDYADKLSMKKAPYPELPCQFCSAYPRWMNLLTIGSLHSPAQVLNSLLLRDNCSNKD; the protein is encoded by the exons ATGCGTACCACCAGTGCCGAGCTCCTGCTCATATGcgtcctagccgccgccgccttgctGGCCCCCGATGCACTTCAGGTCGGGCCGGCCAGCGGTTCGGCCGGCACAAACTGCATACCGCGGGAGCTGGACGCCCTGCTGTCCTTCAAGCACGGCATCACCAGCGACCCCTTGGGCGTCCTTGGCTCTTGGCACAAGGAAGACTGCTGTCAGTGGAGGGGCGTCAAGTGCAGCAACCGGACCGGCCATGTCCTTAGGCTTCATCTTCGTAATCTGCATGCAGACACGTACACTTCTGATGAGGAGATCATGGGTGTGTACACCAGAGACACGGCTTTGGTTGGCCAGATAAGTAGTTCTTTGCTCTCCATGGATCGTCTAGTGCACCTTGATCTTAGCATGAATTACCTCAACGGCTCAAGTGGCCGCATGCCGGAGTTCTTGGGCTCTTTGACGAGATTGAGATATCTCAACCTCTCTGGCATACCATTTTCTGGCAGAGTGCCCCCTCAGCTCGGGAATCTCTcaaacctccagcatcttgacctCTCATGCCAATTTTGCAATGAATATATGTACTCGAGAGACATTTCATGGGTAGCACGCATCCCTAAATTGCAGTATCTTGGAATGAATTCAGTAAACCTCAGCACGATAGTTGACTGGCCTTATGTTGTCAACATGATTCCTTCTTTGAAGGCCCTTGATCTTGGGTTTTGCTATCTTCCAACCTCAAACCAATCACTCCCACATATTAACCTTACCAAACTCGAGAAGCTTGATCTCTCTAGCAACATTTTTGCCCACCCAATGGCACAAAGTTGGTTTTGGAATTTGACAGGCCTCCAGCATCTCTACCTTGCCGACACTCAACAGTACGGTCAAGCTCCTGATGCACTGGCACATATGACGTCCCTCCAAGTCCTTGATTTGTCATATAATCGTAACATGGGGACAATGACTACAAGCTTCAAAAACCTATGCAATCTGAGAATCCTGAACCTTTCTTATTGTCAAATTGGCGGAAATATAAAGGATATTATAGGGAGGATGCCCCAGTGTCCCTTAAACAAGCTGCACGAGTTGCACTTGCGCTCCAACAATATTACCGGAATCATGCCATCTGAGATCGGCATGCTCGGTAATTTGACCATATTGGTTCTTCGAGACAACTATCTCAATGGACCTATTCCATCTGAGATCGGTATGCTCTGCAATTTGACCACAATGGATCTCAGAGGCAACTTCTTGAATGGTGACTTCACTGAAGAACATTTTAAAAGTCTAACAAGGTTAAAGAGGCTACTATTAAGTGGTAATTCCTTGAGGTTTAGAGTTGGTCCCGATTGGATACCACCCTTTACTTTAGAAACGGTAGGTCTTTGGTCTTGCCTACTTGGCCCTTCGTTTCCTTCATGGCTTCTATCGCAAGTTGACATTCGCTCAATGGATATATCAATCACAGGTATAGTTGATAGGCTTCCTGACTGGTTCACCACTACATTTGCAAAGACCATGTATCTGTACATCTCCGACAATGAAATCAGCGGCAGATTGCCAAGAAACATGGAATTCATGTCACTGCAAAatcacccc ACACTGGCTCCAGGTGAACACAGTATGCTCTCAAAGCCTCCAACTGTGCGTGACTATGCTGATAAACT GAGCATGAAAAAAGCACCTTACCCTGAGCTCCCTTGCCAGTTCTGTTCAGCTTATCCACGATGGATGAACCTCCTCACCATTGGATCATTGCACAGCCCTGCACAAGTTCTTAATAGCCTACTTCTCAGGGACAACTGCAGCAACAAGGACTAG